The nucleotide window AAAGTATTTAAATTGTTTGAAAATATTAAGAACATATTAGTTTATATTCAACATAATTAACACAGATATAAAAATTAGTAACATAATATTTGTCAATTGTCTCGTTATAAATCCACTATATATTCATAATATGATATTTTTAATTTAGAAGAAGAAATATAAATAAAGAGATTCTATTTTTATTGTATCTAAAATGATTTTGCAGACTCAAAACTATTCTTAAGTCCAATAAATAATACAACAGGCGATGCAAAGGGTTAAACGTTTAGTAAATTCCAATTCCATTTTAGTATTGTGGAATGATTGTATAATGAAATAATTCTAAATTCGAGTAAAATAATCGGTCACCTGTATGTGATATATGACTGCAATAAAAAAATAAAAAACGAAATAATTTTAGGACAAAATAGATTCTCAACCAAATTAAATTGAAAAAGAGAACTTCTAAATGCTTTCATTATATTTAAGGTTTTTGTTAATTTTTATAATATTTAGTACTATTATTTATTATATTTATAAGATTTAATAACAATATATAATAAAACAATATTGTATTCTATATAATATTTGAAATAATACTGCAAATGGTCGCCATACTGCAACTTATTAATAATATTTATTTAAAATAAACAGCTTATCTTCTTTTTAACATCATAATATATTTTGTAATTAAATACTTTTCTCTAATATTAAAAAATATCGGTACCGGGAACAGGATATTTTGTTTATCAGTATGAAACTGAAATTAATAAAAAACAATCAGCCAATATCGAACACAAATCAATTAATTGTAGAATTGTTCATAAAATTTTATATATAATTACTTGAAAAATTATTATTTTATAGAATAAGTTTGCTCAAAACTACATACTACCTATTAAATAACTTTATATAGATGACAAAAAATCATTACTATGTCAAAGGAAATAGAGTCAAAAAATGAGATAAATAAAACTATCCTGAACCCAACCTGAAAAGGCATCTGCCAATAAGTATTCGGTAAATCAAGGTATTGAGAATGATATTCGACAGTTAATCATCTGAAGTATCAAGGAAAGATGATTGAATTTTGGACAGAAAGAGTCTGGAAAACTACGACAAAAACTGATTTCCAGGCTCTTACCTAATATCACTCGACGGTTTCCACAAAAACACCGAGATCAACCTGGAGAAGGATGAAAAGAACCATTTCCGAGCTATGTCATATTATTTCGGGCTCTATATATTTATTGGAAAGTATCGATCAGTCCTATTAGAGTTACAAAATCTGTGCCATTCTAGATGATATCAACAAATAAACAGTTAAATAGAAATTAATAAAATGATTTTTATAAAGATTTGGAGTTTGGGTGGTAATTCTGGTCGTTATAAGATACACTGCGAAAAATAGTTTTAGCTGACGCAAGATTCTGAACAGGAACGGGAGAAACGAGATTATCTGGGGTGTGGAGATATGGGCAGGGAAAATAAAGTTCCGAAGCGGAATTATTTCCAAATAAAACAAATGAATATACACTATCTAACAGATATATACTTTGGAGAAAAAAACGCTGGGACAACCCATACAATAGAAATTTACAATAACTTATCAAAAAAGAATGAAGTCCATTTGATATGTCAAAAACCACAGACTGAAATTAAAGTCGAAAATAAATGCTACATTCCACTTTTTGGTACCAAGCGTCTAATGCGTATTATTTTATTGAATTTTCTATTTTGGATGATATATCCTCTATACCTATTAATCAAAAAAAAACCAGACATATTTTATCAGCGATTTGATGGAACATTATTCTTGTCTCCCTCACTGGTATTCTCCAAATTATTTAATATCCCTCTGGTTATGGAAGTAAATGGGGATATGCTTGATGAGATATCAATGAGACACGAACCACAGGTTTATGTGAAACTCATAAAATTATGCGAAAAGATTTACTACTCTAACGCAAGCAGGATAATTACAGTCACTGAAGGAATAAAACAAGAAATAATCAGAAAGTATGGCATTCCTGAAGAAAAAATAGAAGTGATCGGAAACGGAGTAAATACAGATATATTCAGACCACTGAATAAGATCTCAAATTTGAAAACAAAATACGGGCTTGATAAAAACAATGTCGTTGCTTTTGCTGGCATTCTAGTAGAATGGCAAGGACTCAAATATCTCGTAGAAGCCGCACCTGCAATTTTGAAAGAAGAAGTAGAAACAGTATTTTTAATAATCGGGGATGGCCCTTTAAAAAACGATCTGATTCAAAAAGCTAAAGATCTGAATATAGATAAAAAATTCATATTCACAGGTTTCATACCCCATAATGAAATGCCACTGTATATAAATGCAAGTGATGTATGCGTGGTACCTAAGATACCCCTAAAGTCTGGCTACTCTCCTTTAAAATTATATGAATATATGGCGTGTGGAAAAGCGGTCATAGCAAGTGATGTGAAAGGATTTGAAATACTGAATCAAGTAAAAGCAGGAATTTTGGTTGAACCGCAAAACTCTCAGAAACTATCTGAGGCTATTTTAAAAGTACTAAAAGACGAATCTTTAAAAAACGAAATGGGAAATCGTGGGCGTAACCTAGTGTTAATGCACTATAGTTGGGGGAGTATAGCTCAGAAAACGGAAAAATTACTTGCAAATGCATTAGAGGAAAAATATATAGGTTCCGAGCATTTTAGGGCAAGTTCCAGACTTTTTAGGGCAAGTTCTAAACGTTCGAGAGTAAGTTCTAAAAATTTGAGGAGAAAATGAAAATAGCATCTATTGTCGGAGCTCGTCCTCAATTCATCAAGTGTGCTCCTCTTTCTCGACTTATAAGAGAAAAACACGAAGAGATACTCATACATACAGGTCAGCATTACGACATAGGAATGTCCGATATCTTCTTTGATGAACTGAAGATCCCTAAACCGAACTACAATCTTGGTGTAGGGTCCGACAGTCATGGAGTTCAAACTGGAAAAATGTTGATTGAAATTGAAAAAATTCTTCTAAAAGAAAGTCCTGACCTTGTCCTTGTATACGGAGATACGAACTCTACACTTGCAGGAGATATTGCTGCTTCCAAATTACATATTAAAACTGCGCATGTAGAAGCTGGTCTTCGGTCTTTTGATCGGTTCATGCCTGAAGAAATTAATAGAGTACTTGCAGACCATATCTCAGACCTGCTTTTTTGCCCAACAGAAACTGCAGTCTTAAACCTGAAAAAAGAAGGAATCACAAAAGGAGTCTATAATGTAGGAGATGTAATGCTTGATTCTTTGAAATATAACATAAAGATTGCAGAACAAAAAGCTACAATTCTGGAGGACCTGAACATTAAATCAAAAGAGTATATTGTTGCAACTGTTCATCGGGCTTCGAACACTGACAGCTTTGAAAACCTTTCCTCCATAACAAACGCTTTCTGTCACGCAGGTGTTCCCATTGTATTTGCGGTCCATCCCAGGACTGAAAAGTATCTGAAACAGTACGGGCTCTGGAATGAATTGTGTAAAAAAATTAAAGTCGTTCCTCCCCTTGGATACCTGGAAATGTTAAAGCTCATGGCTCATGCAAAGAAGATCCTCACAGACTCAGGAGGGATACAGAAAGAAGCTTACATGCTTAAGGTACCCTGCATAACTATGAGGGAAAATACCGAGTGGGTCGAAACGATCGCAGATGGAGGGAATGTACTTGTTGGAGCGGATTATGAGAAGATCACAGATGCAATTTTAAATTTTGAAGGTGTCCCTATAAAAGGGAACTTTTTCGGAAATGGAAATGCATATGTAAATATTTGTGAAATCTTAGGAAACACATAGTTTTCTATTCTGGCTGAGACTTCGCGAGTTCTTAGCCATTTGAAATTCACCAGACACGGTGTGATCCCCTTGTCATATCCTAAAAAACTTGCATCCAATGTTGGTGTTACGTTTGTAGCTTCTGCTGTAAGTATGCTTTTAGGTTTCCCTGTTTCTGTAATATCTTGGGATGGGAACCAAAGCAGGGATTTTACTCTTGCGAAAAATGTTGTTGATGCGAACATACTGTCTGTGAACTCAATAAGATAGGAGTTTTCAATATTGCATGTGGAAGGAGAATTACGATTGATCAACCTGTAAATTATACAAACAGAATTATGATATGAGAGGTGGTTGCCATGACGATCAAAATATTTATTGGTCTAACGGAAATTGCAGGTTACTACGGTAATTTGAAAAGAGGCTTTCAAGAGATCGGTATTGAATGTACTTTCATCGATCTTTCATCCCACCCATTTGAGTACAATAGAGATGATGAGCCTAATATTCTTGTTCAGATATGTAAGTGGAATCTTAGGCAAATGAAGAAGGTTAATTATAAAATATTAAAAGCGCCTTTCTTTGTATCTAACAAGATATTAATGATTCCAATTTTTATATGGACTCTTTACCATTTTAATGTGTTTATTTTCGCATTTGGTCACTCTTTTTTTCGCAATCATGACCTGCCCCTCTTAAAATTTTTCAATAAAAAAGTACTGTTCATATTTAATGGAAGCGATGAGCGTCCACCCTATATCGATGGATCTCGACACAATCTAACACCGGATGATTATAAAAAGATATCCCGGGAGATAAAGTCCAACATTGTTGCTATTGAAAAGTATGCAGACTGCGTCTTGACGAATCCGGCCTCTGCTCATTATCATATAAAAAAATGTGGGAATATTTGTTCAATTGGGTTACCTTTTGAATCCTCAGTTAAGGGTATTAATCATCAAATAGGAGATCATGATCATGTTCAAATCCTTCACTCACCATCCGACCCTATTGGGAAAGGTTCGGACCATATCCGAAACTCAATAAATATATTGGAGAAGAAAGGATATAACATTAACTATATTGAAATAACCGGAAAACCACACCATCAAGTGATAGAAGAATTACAAAAATGCGACTTTATTATAGACCAAGTTTATTCTGATCAACCTATGGCTACTTTTGCCACAGAAGCTGCATGGTTTGGAAAACCGGCTGTTGTTGGTGGGTATTATACAGATCATATTCATAATGATTTTACCCAAAAACACATTCCTCCAAGTTTATTTTGCCATCCAGATGAGATTAC belongs to Methanosarcina barkeri 3 and includes:
- a CDS encoding glycosyltransferase family 4 protein, with amino-acid sequence MGRENKVPKRNYFQIKQMNIHYLTDIYFGEKNAGTTHTIEIYNNLSKKNEVHLICQKPQTEIKVENKCYIPLFGTKRLMRIILLNFLFWMIYPLYLLIKKKPDIFYQRFDGTLFLSPSLVFSKLFNIPLVMEVNGDMLDEISMRHEPQVYVKLIKLCEKIYYSNASRIITVTEGIKQEIIRKYGIPEEKIEVIGNGVNTDIFRPLNKISNLKTKYGLDKNNVVAFAGILVEWQGLKYLVEAAPAILKEEVETVFLIIGDGPLKNDLIQKAKDLNIDKKFIFTGFIPHNEMPLYINASDVCVVPKIPLKSGYSPLKLYEYMACGKAVIASDVKGFEILNQVKAGILVEPQNSQKLSEAILKVLKDESLKNEMGNRGRNLVLMHYSWGSIAQKTEKLLANALEEKYIGSEHFRASSRLFRASSKRSRVSSKNLRRK
- the wecB gene encoding non-hydrolyzing UDP-N-acetylglucosamine 2-epimerase, which produces MKIASIVGARPQFIKCAPLSRLIREKHEEILIHTGQHYDIGMSDIFFDELKIPKPNYNLGVGSDSHGVQTGKMLIEIEKILLKESPDLVLVYGDTNSTLAGDIAASKLHIKTAHVEAGLRSFDRFMPEEINRVLADHISDLLFCPTETAVLNLKKEGITKGVYNVGDVMLDSLKYNIKIAEQKATILEDLNIKSKEYIVATVHRASNTDSFENLSSITNAFCHAGVPIVFAVHPRTEKYLKQYGLWNELCKKIKVVPPLGYLEMLKLMAHAKKILTDSGGIQKEAYMLKVPCITMRENTEWVETIADGGNVLVGADYEKITDAILNFEGVPIKGNFFGNGNAYVNICEILGNT
- a CDS encoding glycosyltransferase — translated: MTIKIFIGLTEIAGYYGNLKRGFQEIGIECTFIDLSSHPFEYNRDDEPNILVQICKWNLRQMKKVNYKILKAPFFVSNKILMIPIFIWTLYHFNVFIFAFGHSFFRNHDLPLLKFFNKKVLFIFNGSDERPPYIDGSRHNLTPDDYKKISREIKSNIVAIEKYADCVLTNPASAHYHIKKCGNICSIGLPFESSVKGINHQIGDHDHVQILHSPSDPIGKGSDHIRNSINILEKKGYNINYIEITGKPHHQVIEELQKCDFIIDQVYSDQPMATFATEAAWFGKPAVVGGYYTDHIHNDFTQKHIPPSLFCHPDEITTAIEHLIVDEEFRLDLGKKAQEFIRTQRTPEMVARRYLQIIEGSILEEHMFDPNNIQYVQGYGMPESQSKEIIRNMIEHYGIESLCLSDKPKLEQRFMEYAYDIRE